TGGTGGCGTCGGCGGCCATGCTCGGGTGGGCGGCCAGGGTGTCGCCGGCCGCCGTGATGATGACGGCCCTCGGCGGCTTCCTCCTCCGCATGGGGCTCGTGCTGCTCGCGCTGCTCGCCGTCCGCGACCAGAGCTGGGTGGCGTTCGTCCCGCTCGGCATCACGGTGCTCGTGTCCCACCTCGGCCTGCTGTTCTGGGAGACCCGGTACGTCTCGGCCTCGCTGGCCTTCCCCGGCCTGAAGCCCCGGAAAGGAGCCTGACGGGTGACCTTCGCCCTCGAGTTCCCGCCCGTCAGCCACGTCATCGAGTGGCCGACCCTGTTCCTCGACGGCGCGTTCGCCGTCAACAAGGTCGTCCTGCTCATGTGGCTGTCGGTCCTGCTCGTGTTCCTGTTCTTCTTCCTCGCCGCGCGCCGCCGCCAGCTGGTGCCGAGCGGGGTGCAGAACGTGGCCGAGTCGGTCGTCGACTTCGTGACCGACGGGATCATCATGCAGACGATGGGCCCGGAGGGCATGCGCTACCTGCCCTTCCTCGCCACCCTGTTCTCGTTCATCTTCGTCTGCAACATCTGGGAGATCATCCCGGGGGCGCAGATGCCGGTGAACGCGAGGATCGCCCTCCCGGCCTTCCTCGCCATCCTCGTCTGGGCCATCTTCAACGTCGTCGGCATCCGGTCCCAGGGCCTGTTCGGCTACTTCCGGTCGATGTGCTTCCCGCCCGGGGTGCCGAAGTTCCTCTACATCCTCGTCACGCCGATCGAGTTCGTCTCGACCCTGTTCGTCCGGCCGCTGTCGCTGTCGGTCCGGCTCTTCGCCAACATGCTCGCCGGCCACCTGCTGCTCGTCAGCTTCGCCGTCATCACCGCGTCGGTGTTCGAGCCGAGCGGCCTCGCCGTCATCTGGCCGTTCTCCCTCGGCCTGCTCATCGCCCTCACCGGCTTCGAGGTGCTGGTGGCGTTCCTGCAGGCGTTCATCTTCACGATCCTGACCGCCGTGTACATCGGCGGCGCGATGCACCCCGAGCACTAGGAGGAACCTTGTCCCTGCTCAACGTCCTCGCCCAGCAGGAGGCGGGCGAGCTCGTCGACGGCCTCACCGCCGTCGGTCGCGGCATCGTCTACGGGGGCGCCGCCATCGGCCCCGGCATCGGCATCGGCATCGTCGTCGGCAACGCCATCACCGCCATGGCCCGCCAGCCGGAGGCCGCCGGCATGGTCCGCACGACCATGTTCCTCGGCATCGCCTTCACCGAGGCGCTCGCCCTGTTCGGCTTCGTCCTCTCCTTCATCGTCTCGGGCTAGGAGGCGACCGCGTGCGCATGCGAGCGCTGCTCACCGGCCTCGCCGCCGTCCTCCTCGTCCTGCTCGGCCCCGCGCACGTGGCGACGGCGCAGGAGACCGGGGGGGACCAGGGCGGCGAGCTCGACACGGGGGCCGACGCCGACCTCAGCCACGACACCGAGGAGTGCCTCGAGATCCTCGAGGACGGCGGCGAGCCCGAGGACTGCCAGGAGGCCCCGAGCCCGATCCTCCCGGCCACCGACGAGCTGATCTGGGGGATCATCTCGTTCCTCGTCCTGCTGTTCCTCCTGTGGCGCTTCGCCTTCCCGCCGCTGCGCAAGGCGATGACCGACCGCACCGAGCGCATCAGGTCGAGCGTCGACGCCGCCGAGCGGGCGAAGGCCGAGGCCCAGTCGGTCCTCGACCAGTACCGGGCCCAGCTCGACGACGCGAGGAGCGAGGCCGGCCGGATCATCGAGGAGGCCCGCCAGACGGCCGACGCCATGCGGCGCGACCTCCAGGCCAGGGCCGAGGCCGAGATCTCCGAGATGCGACGGCGGGCGTCCGCCGACGTCGAGGCGGCCAAGAGCCAGGCCATCGCCGACCTCCGGGCCGAGGTGTCCCAGCTCGCCATCGGCGCCGCCGAGGTCGTCGTCCAGCGCAGCCTCGACCGCGAGACCAACACGGCGCTGGTCGAGAGCTTCATCCGCCAGGTCGGGGCCTCGGGCGATGGTCGCTGACCGGATCGAGGGCTACGCGTCCGCGCTCTTCGAGGTCGCGTCCGTCGAGGGCACCCTCGGGGACATCGAGGACGAGCTGTTCCGCTTCGCCAGGACGCTCGAGGGCAGCGACGAGCTGCGCGACGCGCTGACCGACGCGTCGCTGCCCGCGTCCCGGCGCCAGCAGATCGTCGAGGACCT
This is a stretch of genomic DNA from Acidimicrobiales bacterium. It encodes these proteins:
- the atpB gene encoding F0F1 ATP synthase subunit A, producing the protein MTFALEFPPVSHVIEWPTLFLDGAFAVNKVVLLMWLSVLLVFLFFFLAARRRQLVPSGVQNVAESVVDFVTDGIIMQTMGPEGMRYLPFLATLFSFIFVCNIWEIIPGAQMPVNARIALPAFLAILVWAIFNVVGIRSQGLFGYFRSMCFPPGVPKFLYILVTPIEFVSTLFVRPLSLSVRLFANMLAGHLLLVSFAVITASVFEPSGLAVIWPFSLGLLIALTGFEVLVAFLQAFIFTILTAVYIGGAMHPEH
- a CDS encoding ATP synthase subunit I produces the protein MSGMPDAPPVERQLVGDMLRRGLPAVPVVILLAAAVWGRDGALSAAYGLAVVALNLVASAAMLGWAARVSPAAVMMTALGGFLLRMGLVLLALLAVRDQSWVAFVPLGITVLVSHLGLLFWETRYVSASLAFPGLKPRKGA
- the atpE gene encoding ATP synthase F0 subunit C, whose amino-acid sequence is MSLLNVLAQQEAGELVDGLTAVGRGIVYGGAAIGPGIGIGIVVGNAITAMARQPEAAGMVRTTMFLGIAFTEALALFGFVLSFIVSG
- the atpF gene encoding F0F1 ATP synthase subunit B, with product MRALLTGLAAVLLVLLGPAHVATAQETGGDQGGELDTGADADLSHDTEECLEILEDGGEPEDCQEAPSPILPATDELIWGIISFLVLLFLLWRFAFPPLRKAMTDRTERIRSSVDAAERAKAEAQSVLDQYRAQLDDARSEAGRIIEEARQTADAMRRDLQARAEAEISEMRRRASADVEAAKSQAIADLRAEVSQLAIGAAEVVVQRSLDRETNTALVESFIRQVGASGDGR